Genomic segment of Malania oleifera isolate guangnan ecotype guangnan chromosome 7, ASM2987363v1, whole genome shotgun sequence:
ctaaaaaaacttttattttcaaaatatttttcaagttccaaacgaGGCGGTGAAAGAGAAACTTGAACCTAAAAAAAGGCGCACACGCGGAGAGGCACCCACATAGGGGTAGGatcttatttttatatatatatatatatatatatataatataatataattttttaaagaattgtAAAACTATAATATTGGTTTCATATAATATTTGTAAATGTAAAAATACTTTTATCTTTTAAAATTAGTTTTGCTAGTGTTAAAAAGTTAACAAATAAGGTcactattttaattatttttataataaaatatgagaTACTTTTTATAGCTAAACTGGCCATGAATTGTTTTGTTAAAAATAGAACTAAGtttttcatttaatattttaaGGAATTACAAAGtctgtttttcaatttttggtaTTTGTTACCAAGCACTTACAATATATTTCTgtatatattttacaaaaaaaaaaaaaaaatacttgtccaatttatttttcttctaattATTAGCATATAATACAAATCACTCCAACTTTACTTGgtttaaaattttccattaattatttaatgttgctaagtaatttgtaattgtatCCAATTACTAGttattaattttatgaaaatataaattataagataattatatttaaattatgttatttcataaatttaattttattaattttaaatatctcttatGTGCAATATTATATGATgagtttaattcaacaaataAACACTAATTGTGGTGTTAATTATTGTGCAACTCCTAATTTAAAATGTTAGTGAAGAAATTTTGTAGACATAATTTTATTGCATAAGTTCTTTCATGCACTAACATATATGAACTTGTAAATTAAACAAAATGTGTCATCTTATAATTGATTGTAAAAAATAgactataaataaataaataaaaatagttttAAGACATAGATCTATTTCTTTTCAAACATGTTTCCtatgaataaatttaaaatatgaataaaagAAAACATTTTCAACTAATAATTTATACAAAGCCCGATATTCTAATATTACATTCAATATGTGagactaaaaaaataataatattttgaaaatttaatctGCAGCCAACTTTGCACAGGCCTGGTAATTTTTATGAAAAGAATTCAACTATTAAATGAAGAATCTATGAAAAAGCCTGGAGAAAATAGCAGGGTATTGGAAAAGATGGATGCAGACAGCCTTACCCACATTGTCAAAGAGTCTCTGTATATGTTGCGCATAGGAAGCATATCATGGAAGCTACTGAATTATAAATATCCATATTGAAGAAAATATCCCAATGTTCTTAATTTTCTTGTTGCCGGAGTGCTCGAACATTTCTAAGTACTCTAATGAAGCAAAGATAACGTGATTATCGATTGACAGAACATAAACGATCCTAATCAGACCTCATTGTTGCCTAAATATGACCATAAAGTTAGACAAAGTCACAAAGAGTGCTTTGGGGGGGAGGACAATCCTCCATTTTTAGTTACTAGTTCACTTCTTCCTCTTCTTCGGTGGTGGGGGGTTCTCTTCGTCTTCCTCTTCatcctcatcatcttcatcttcctcttcattttCCAGACCATCTTCCTCATCCTCGCCACCTTCATCttcatcatcgtcatcatcatcttGCTCATCGTCATCATCTTCGTCATCGTCATCATCTGGTTCATCACCATCTTCCTCATCCTCTTCCTCTCCATTCTCTCGTGGCCCACCTGCCCCTTCTCGATCCTTTTTTGAGTTCGTTTTACGGCTGTTCACATCCTCTCCACCTTCAGATGGTGAATCCTCTTTGCCTTCTCCAAGCCCATCATCTGCATCGTCGTCGTCATCTTCACTGCCATCAACTTTATCAGCATCAACTTGCTTGGATTCACCATCAACGTGATGGTCTCCTTTAATTCTGGGTTTGTTACTGTGTAGCAATCCTAACGGATCCTGAAACCATTTTAAAATGTACATGGCATGGCATCCCCATGCATGTCAAGTAGAACAAGTGCATATAAAAAGTCCATTAGtgctatataaaaaaattaagcaAAAATTTATGATCTCCAAATATGCATGTTCAACAAAGAAATGAGTAAAGATCTTTAATAGGAGGCATGGTTATAGAAGAAGCAAAACAATTCCAATGCAATAATTTGAGCAACAAAGGACTTAATACAATACTATTATTAGACACGGAAAAAATCATCGCATTTAATTGCTCTATTTCTTACTGTTGAGAAGCTGGTTGAATCTGTGACTAAATCCCCATCTTGTAAGTATACTGTGACCAAAATTATTTCCAACTTAATTACAAAAATAATGTTCCAATAAATTGATGAGAAGTTTTACAATTTTTGCATAAGCATTTGTCCTAGTAGATCTGGCAATCCGAAACATAGACTGTAACCTAAATGTGAAGAAACAGGGTGCttgaaagacaaaaaaaaaaaaaacaaaaggtcTCCTCTAGAATTTGGGCTACGCCGTCCAACTAAGGTGGCATCTTTTTCTATGATTTCTTCATCATCCAACAGAGCATAGAATTCAGTAAATAACAAAGTGGGCGCAACCACAAAATATCAGGCACAagttatttttgttatttaaatgAAAACCAGATCAACTTCATTCCAAAGATTCAACACATGCTACTGATTTTGTTCGTGTCCTTCAACCTTAATGAGTGACTAGGGTAGTCAACAGAGTCGTGGAAACCTCCACAAGACCACAAGGCAATGGTTGCAGGATCCAAATGGTAAGAGCAGAAAAGATAAAATAATGAACTGATTTGGCTAGTTACAGGTTGCAGGTGTTCATATTATATGGATCAAATCAGAGACGCAATTTACTGTTTGAAACTGCTTATATAAGGATCAGTTTTATATTCATTTCATGTCAAGAAATTTGAAAACTTTTCTGATTTTCATGTATAAGGCGGATGATACAGTTTgtaggggaaaaaaaaataaatcagaTCTCCTAGGCTAGAAAGACAAATAATAGGTGAAGATATGTGCATTGAGGTATGCTGTCTATATTTTTTCCTTGTGAAAATTCATAAGCTGTCCTGCCTAAATCCAATGTAATATGAGGGTATGGAAGAGTAAAATCTAACACTCATCCCTTCTACTTTCTTTAGAAAAATGGAGAGGTCAGGGCAGTTTTCAATGATATTTGTTACTATAGAAggtggaaggaaaaaaaaaaaaaaaaccatggtTTAAAATcgaagaaaatatttcaacaattttACACCTTCCAACTTGCTAAAGATCTATGGGTAAATAAGTGTTTTCAAATTACTTGTGCCCTACGAGGGTGATAATAGCCAATAGGTTACTGCAAAGGGGAATAGTGAGGTTTGAACATGCCTAAATGTTCAGACAAGACCAATATTGTCCCTTTTCAATATTCCACAACTCTGTCCATTGTGACACCTTGAAAAGGTGGCGTTGACACACAGCAACAAACCTATAAATTTTCATCACCTTAAAAATTTGCCCTTTCTACAAAAGAGTACCAAATCTCATTGacaattcacaaaaaaaaaaaaaaaaaaaacttcatatAGAACAATCTCCCTCTAAAGATTGCTTGTCGGAGCAATGTCTCCCTTGAATTCAAAAGTCTTTGAGATTGCATGCAGGATAGGCCAACATTTACTTTCATATAGGACTCACGTACTAAAATGGGTATTCAAATTTGATACACGTTTTTAAACATTAACCATTTTTCAGTTTTTACCCTAAGATGGATTTTTAAACTTCTAATCAGATGTATCAATTTCGCAGAGTTACTTTGAACTAGATTCTAGATATGTATTTCAATACATTATTCCCATCTTAAAAGTAGGGCCCTGCTCCATAGCATGTGCACATGCACGTTTTGAGGAGGCACAGAAGACATTTATCTGAGCAGTATTCTTTGAAGGcctaatataaaaataaaatccgTCCAAATTCTTGTCCAAAGCCATAAAAAATTTACAAGGGAATAGGCGTCTCTAGTTGGAAACTTGAAACCAAGTAATATTCATCTCCTAAAActtttttaaagagagagagagatacaaaGAAGAAGGGAAGCAAATACAACCGTAGATGTGTTGAACAATACACGTGTCAGCAAAGCGTGCTCCGATGAGTTCAGGGGGTTTCCAGTCCTAATATTCCAACATTATTTGTCCTACGTATGACTTTGTCTTTTTATCAAAAGATATTTTTGAATTCCTGTATGCCCCCCCACCCCCCTAACCACCACCACCCACCCCGACCTTCAACTAACCGGAACTCAAACACGTCCATAATCACAGTTTATACTTCCTCCGCATTTTGATCACCCAGCGCGCAAGTTAGCTTACCCCGCACCACCCaaaggggaaaagaaaaaaaaaagccaatCCGATTCGAAGGAATCGACGGGTGCAAGTTAGCCATCGCCGGTCGCCACGGGCGAAACCACGGGAATTCCCCCACCAGCTCCACTATATTTTACTTATTTCCActtcccccccaccccccaaaaaaaggCGCAAGTTAGGGAGCACGACAGCGTATACTAGCGGAAGGCGCACGCTAGCAGAAAACCAGAAAACAAGCAGAGAGCGGAGACGCAGAAAACGACAACACGATCCAAAACAAAAGTGTTCCTTTAGGTTTCGCTCGTTACAAGCGGGAAGTTGGAGCCTCTTCGGGCCGTTTATATTTTTAGGGAAATTTTTATTTCTGTTTTTAAAATAGCTGAAAGCGTAGAATTTTTATTTCCAAAAATAACTAAAGCACTTCACAAAAACAAaagttaaaaatataataatataataaatgaaaaatatagaGTCTTCCAGTTCCTGGAGTCGCTTACCTGAGCTAGCAGCTGACTTTTGACCAGAGCTGACACCACCAAAGCGGCTACAGCTTCGCCGGCGCACGTTAGCGAACCCTGGTTAACCCCGACTTGCA
This window contains:
- the LOC131160188 gene encoding phosphopantothenoylcysteine decarboxylase subunit VHS3; this encodes METNRGSVQVGVNQGSLTCAGEAVAALVVSALVKSQLLAQDPLGLLHSNKPRIKGDHHVDGESKQVDADKVDGSEDDDDDADDGLGEGKEDSPSEGGEDVNSRKTNSKKDREGAGGPRENGEEEDEEDGDEPDDDDDEDDDDEQDDDDDDEDEGGEDEEDGLENEEEDEDDEDEEEDEENPPPPKKRKK